The Changchengzhania lutea genomic sequence CAAGTTCACGTTGATCTTGTCTGCCATCAGCTTTAATAACAATTGATGCCAAAATAAGTAAACTCACTTCAAAATCGCCCGATTGGGTTTGAGGACGCTGTTGGCGTCGTGTTCTATAAGCAGTTCGCCCTTGAGGCCTTTGCGCATCCCCTTGCTCAAGAAACGGGTTGTTCTCTCCGTTTGTAAAAGCATCTAAAATACTTCCTAATACCAGTCCTAGAATAGCACCAATTGGACCACCAAATGACCACCCTAAAGATGCTCCTATCCATTTTGAAAAACTCATGTAAGTAATTTGTTTTAATTGTGACCAAAACTACATATAAAGTATTTCTTTTAAAAGAAGAACAGTGTAATAAGTAGGTTCATTATATTTTATCAATTGAAATAATAACATTTCGAAGTGATTAAACTATTAGTTAGTAGATTACTTCTTTAATTTGTTACACAATTGATATCTTTGCAATCTGAAATCGTTAATATAAAAATTTAAAAATATGTATCCAGCAGAATTAGTAAAACCAATGCGTGAAGACTTAACTAAAGTGGGGTTTGAAGAATTACATACAGCAGACGCCGTTAATGAAGCCTTGGCAAAAGAAGGTACAACCTTAGTGGTGGTGAATTCAGTTTGTGGTTGTGCGGCAGCAAATGCACGTCCTGGTGCTAGAATGAGTTTACAGAATGCTAAAAAACCAGACCATATTGTGACCGTATTTGCGGGTGTTGATAAAGAAGCGGTAGATCAAGCTAGACAGCATATGATTCCGTTTCCTCCAAGCTCACCATGTATGGCGCTTTTTAAAGATGGTGAATTAGTGCATATGTTAGAGCGCCATCATATTGAAGGAAGACCAGCAGAACTTATTGGTGAAAACCTTATGGATGCATACAACGCACACTGTTAGAAGGCTGTCATTAAAAACTTTATTTGAGCAGACTGCCCATTGTCAATGTGGTCCTTGCTATTTAAAAATTTAACCACGATTAAAATCGTGGTTTTTTTGTGTTTTATAAGCATTAGGTTAATTTTACAACATGATTAAACTATTGGCATACCCACTAACCGTTATTTACTATCTGGCCTTTTTTCTAACCATTGTTATTTTTCATCCAATACAATGGTTTTGTCACCATGTGTTTGGATATCAAGGATTAAAAAAAAGCGTAGATGTTTTACAGTTTTTCTTAATGCGGTGCATGAATATTTTAGGCACGAGGTTTACATTTAATAACCCCTATGACATTCCAACCAATCAACCGCTCATTATTGTGGCCAATCACCAAAGCATGTATGATATATCGCCCATTATGTGGTATATGCGCAAGCATCACCCTAAATTTATAAGTAAGATGGAATTAGGAAAAGGCATTCCCAGCGTATCTTATAATTTACGTCATGGTGGATCCGTATTAATCGACAGGAAGAACCCGCGCCAGTCTTTACCAGCAATCATAAAATTTGGTGAATATATTGAGAAAACAAAGCGTGCAGCAGTTATTTTTCCTGAAGGCACTCGCAGTAAAACTGGTGAGCCAAAACCATTTCAAACGAAAGGGCTAGAAATAT encodes the following:
- a CDS encoding BrxA/BrxB family bacilliredoxin, giving the protein MYPAELVKPMREDLTKVGFEELHTADAVNEALAKEGTTLVVVNSVCGCAAANARPGARMSLQNAKKPDHIVTVFAGVDKEAVDQARQHMIPFPPSSPCMALFKDGELVHMLERHHIEGRPAELIGENLMDAYNAHC
- a CDS encoding lysophospholipid acyltransferase family protein — its product is MIKLLAYPLTVIYYLAFFLTIVIFHPIQWFCHHVFGYQGLKKSVDVLQFFLMRCMNILGTRFTFNNPYDIPTNQPLIIVANHQSMYDISPIMWYMRKHHPKFISKMELGKGIPSVSYNLRHGGSVLIDRKNPRQSLPAIIKFGEYIEKTKRAAVIFPEGTRSKTGEPKPFQTKGLEILLKKVPSALVVPISINNSWKTLKYGNFPMGLGTHITFTVHKPVKFATFVNNQDLIHSVETTIKEHIHP